Genomic segment of Candidatus Flexicrinis affinis:
CCACGCGACCGATCCCGCCGACGCCAACGATCCGCCGGCACGGTTGAACACGCGCTTGATGTCGGCCAAGCTGCGATTCTTGTTGTCGGTGAGGACGTCGATCATGAACGCGATACCGTCGGTCCCGTAGCCCTCGTAGGTGATTTCTTCCATCGCGGCGCCTTCGAGCTCCCCGGTGCCACGTTTGATCGCACGCTCGATGTTGTCACGCGGCATGTTGGCGGCACGCGCCTTGATGATTGCGAGCTTGAGCTTCGCGTTGGCGCTTTCGTCCCCGCCACCATCGCGCGCGGCCAACATGATGTCACGGGCGATTCGGGTGAATATCTTTCCGCGCTGCGCGTCTGCGGCCGCTTTGGCACGCTTAATGGTAGACCACTTACTATGGCCGGACATCGTGAGCTGCTCCGAAACTGTCGTGGTTTTGGCTGATTATGCTATTATAGCCGACGGCCCTAGCCAAGTCGAGACGGGTGCGGCTGTGCAGCTTTAGCGCGCCCGCGCAGAGATGACGTACTTGGCAGGCAGTCGAAAGGTCATGCTGTGGAACCCCTGACGTACGAAGCACCGCAACCCATGTCGCTCAATCTGCAGCGAACTGCGTGGGCGGTGCTCATCGCGTCGTTCGTCGCGTTTTGCGCCCTGATCACCGTGTCGGCGCTCGGACTGTACAACTTTCTCTTTCAGTCTACTGTGCCGATGGCAATCTATGCAGAGGTCAGCCGCGGTTCGCTGGGAATTACCGGCGCCGACCTGCGCGAGGACGTCGAGCGGGGCTCACGGGTTATCAGCATTGGCAATATCGTGCGGCCCAATGAACAGGAATCGCAGGGTGTCATTGCGCTGCGCGATCCGCAGCTTGACAACCAGTTTGTGGGCAGTGTCGCGCTCATCGGTGAGACGACGTCGACTGCAGTCCGCACGGCCGAGCGCCCGCGTTTCGAGTGGGGTACGTCTGGCTATGTCGCCACGTTTGGCTCGGCTCAGGGGCGTTTCGAGGTCATACTTGCCAGTGGCTTGCCGCGTTCCGCGGAATTGACGATTCGCTCTGCACAGGGAGCGCAGGTGCGCGTTCGCCAGCCCGGAAGGTACGACATCGAGTTCCGCGACGAGACCGTGACGGTGTTCAGCCACGGTGGGACAGCATCGTTGATTCCTCCGGCGCAGAGTGTCGAATACGCCATTACGACAGGCAGCGGCAGTGAGTACTCGTTGCAGTCGGGTGTCCTACGGGCACTGGTGCCGACCATTAACCTGATTCAAAACAGTAGTTTCGAAGACGTGATGCTGCAGTCAGACCGGAGTGCGCCCTTGAACTGGGCATGCAGCCACACCAACGTCGAGGTCAACGCGCCCCGTGGGACATTCACGGTTCAGAATCAGGATGGACGCAGCGTGCTCAGCATGTCCCGTGCCGGGGGGGCCCTGAGCAATGGCGAGACGATCTGCCAGCAGGGTTTGGCACGTGGCGAAGTCTGGCAAGACATTTCGCAGTACGAGACGCTCAACCTGATAGCAGAACTCAACATCGCGTATCAGTCGCTTCCAGTGTGTGGGTTCGTCGGTAGCGAGTGCCCGCTCATGGTCCGCATCGACTATATCGACGCCAGTGGCGATCAGGGCGAGCTTATCTTCGGCTTCTACTCCCTGCCCGGCCCACCGGAACGCTACGCCCAGACGTGTGAAAGCTGCCGGGGACCACACGTGCGCCTGCAAGAAAAGGCGTGGTACACCTTCGACAGCGGCAATCTGCTCGCTGGCTTCACTTCCGATCAACGCCCGGTGGCCATCTCACGGATTCGTTTCTACGCGTCCGGCCACCAATACGAAACACGGGTCAGCCGTCTCGAACTAACCGCCACCGACGTCAATCCTTAGTGAATCAAACGACCCGCCGGTTTAGGCGGGTCGCGGTTGTCTAGCAGAGTTGGACTAGAGACCGCTTCTGCGAGCGTCCTCTTCCGTCCACTGATTCAACGCGGTCCGCGCCACCTTCGGAGCGCGCGCTCGCGCGGGACCTTCAACGAACCCGAACGCGAATGAGGCGAGCAAGGCGATGCCCAGAATACCGAAGCCGATGGGCAGGATCGCAGCGCCGTGCCCGCTGAGCAGCCCGGTGAGAACCGTCGGCAGAATCGCGACGAAGCCCATACACGCGATCAGGTTGAGTATCCGCGCGGGCAGCCCCCCATAGACCTTTTCGCGTCGTTCCGAACTGCGCGCAGTCAGTGGACCCGCAGTGAGGGCAAACGCGCCGCCTACGAGCAGCATAAGTGTCGTCGAATCCATGAGCCGTACTGACCCCCTCGGAAATTATCTAGGTCGCGACTCGGCCCCAGACATACGTCGGGCCGAGCCGCATGGTTTGTAGACTAGAACAGCGGGTAGATGATCGGTGCCAACACAGATGAGCCACCCGCGACGATAATCAGCCCGAAGATCAGTAACACGACGATCATCGGGATCATCCAATACAGCTTCCGTTGCCAAAGAAAGGTCATCAGCTCGCGCATGATGCCGACGCGGCCAGCAACCGCGTTCGAACCCACCGAACCCTTCAGCTCACTGGGAAGCGTGTCGTGGTCTTGTATGAATTCGGTCATCGGTGGGACTCCTTCGTGCAATCTGGGTAGCGGATCGGCTAGGGGCGACCAGGATAACCATCAGACGACGCGTGGCGCCTCAACTACAGTCGGTATCTACTTCAGCGGGCAGGCGCAGTTCATACACCTGCCCGTTCAGCCGAACTTGCTAGAACAGCGGGTAGATGAACGGCGCGAGGAAGGACGAGCCACCCGCGACGATGATCAGGCCGAAGAGCAGCAGTACGACGATCATCGGGATCATCCAGTACAGCTTACGCTGCCAGAGAAACGACATCAACTCGCGCATCACGCCGACGCGTCCGGAGACTGCGTTCGAACCGCCCGAAC
This window contains:
- a CDS encoding YebC/PmpR family DNA-binding transcriptional regulator — its product is MSGHSKWSTIKRAKAAADAQRGKIFTRIARDIMLAARDGGGDESANAKLKLAIIKARAANMPRDNIERAIKRGTGELEGAAMEEITYEGYGTDGIAFMIDVLTDNKNRSLADIKRVFNRAGGSLASAGSVAWQFTQMGYIKIAVAGVEFDSLFMAAADAGAEDVVEEDDGFSVYTPREMLAAVEHALTEAGYTVDESELFWKPSNETELPVERAVANMKLQEALEELDDVQSVASNLLVSDSVIAALETA